Proteins encoded together in one Bacteroidales bacterium window:
- a CDS encoding T9SS type A sorting domain-containing protein, with the protein MKKILIFILLITACYSTYSQKIVREVVASAGDMIRFDDRSLSYTLGETINETFRGEGSFLMQGFQQPLMSLKKNHQEKNTTTGNVLVSDKFEITVFPNPASDFLYINNKFVSESICLIELLNTQGVKLMSEKLINSKTKLGLTNIPNGFYFLRIISKENNSTDIFKIQIIK; encoded by the coding sequence TACTCATTACTGCCTGCTACAGCACTTATTCACAAAAAATAGTACGTGAAGTAGTGGCAAGCGCCGGAGATATGATAAGGTTTGATGATAGAAGTCTGAGCTATACGCTTGGTGAGACTATTAATGAAACATTCAGAGGTGAAGGTAGTTTTTTAATGCAAGGTTTTCAACAACCGTTGATGTCGCTAAAAAAGAATCATCAGGAGAAAAACACTACAACGGGGAATGTCTTAGTTTCGGATAAGTTTGAAATTACAGTTTTCCCAAATCCTGCTTCAGATTTTTTGTATATTAATAATAAATTTGTCAGCGAATCTATTTGTTTAATTGAACTGCTAAATACTCAGGGAGTTAAGCTGATGAGTGAAAAGCTTATTAATTCAAAAACAAAGCTTGGTTTAACAAATATTCCAAATGGATTTTACTTTTTAAGAATTATTTCAAAAGAAAATAATTCAACAGATATTTTTAAAATACAAATAATTAAATAA